The proteins below come from a single Parageobacillus thermoglucosidasius genomic window:
- a CDS encoding S-layer homology domain-containing protein, with the protein MRLFKFAFIRMMLICFTFFSVFSPSSLSVMAAPSAKSSPEGHEEITPRQTQSATSNTAGLQLIHTPVTAISNQQDLAIRTKVENGDENTTVTLFYQTSPDLEWKAKTLTKENNDEYSGTISAAEYVGTKLSYYIEAKSGEQTTYYPANKEEPVQVTIQAAGNDDPQKNPKLLITEIVPDSTNTGSSDGYEFIEIYNNSNHPVSLQDYQIIYRYPAADHKADAIWEFDDNKTIPAQSSLVVWIKNGSNEDKTLADFNNIYKSNVSEDKMTTIHSAGMANTAERTIIIADKFNNEISSARYGKEDVVQNKGIQYKVVNGQKQLVKIGLSNPANPGKIIEGQVPAEPVQVSHDTQPPVIMHTPVTKGKWQEDIKIEAKVTDNEKVVSVVLSYRFQENGEYKSIPMELSNAETNTYSAIIPKESIFTNEIFYKIEAFDGIQKAETEEQKITIDSGSFDAQKLPPLLITELVPDSTNVNGLDGYEFIEIYNNSSKDINLKDYKIRYRYPMDGPEADLVWRPEKEDIILPAGKTMVFWIINKGNTDKTVADFNAHYGTQLVENETIVKISSNGMSNTNHNGIVIATNTGHDVAAAYYNDELNVKDTAPDKGIFFTFPRDGSRNMKKYSSAKERATPGQVAPVQVPDQPVNIPEDHENPAFEDLTTQKQVSEYENVQLLFDAKDNQQVKTVRLFYKDNQAEKYKSVDLLQDFNDNLYHYTIYSPELIGKAFMEYYLVISDGTNDVTTEKRQIAIIQEEKPQGIRLNVTDGTILNKTAIIKAGSDAISNTTIRIDSKNVTAETKPALEDQAYFAVEVKKTNLYFKNGITIGDDILLIFDDTVNQYVTLTVPIDPKYFEKGKGTTISVRSGTKVSPFDTESEENRDDFYIKNARLVLKDGTVLYDSSYADPEKEISVGDGASSQKTVDFTFMIPDEKYNSKAYAWDTTKEAEGTHVIQAADGQNTVTANVKVDNSAPMITPSVEEGKEYKGEFTIDAETKDEIAGVSKVEATLDGKPIDLPFAASSAELSKGKHTLVLKAVDHVGNAASKTITFSTVEEHPFSPEVISPKHQEENVPTSPKLKVKVSDPTKDDLHVAFFKGYQYQPGEKELSVYQNGVDREPPKEMVPNGETAITGEELKKLEKADSKYVVTKSTNQFPYQRFQVKLDKEISANDEIQFTWEGKSLLGRKVTMYAWNYAANKWEALHWKVAENDKNFTLQGTVKGTDYVKDQTVQVMVQDEFASTTQFDYTFVWMSDTQYYSESYPHIFKRMTEWIAEKQQELNIQYVFHTGDLVDEAEDEMQWKNANEAMSVLDQHNIPYGVLAGNHDVGHKTGDYNQYSKYFGEERFKGKDYYGESYKNNRGHYDLISVNGNDFIMIYMGWGVNDEDIAWINEVLAKYPDRMAILNFHEYLLVSGNRSPIGDKIYEKVVVPNKNVIAVLCGHYHDSETLISEIDDDKDGMPDRKVYQILADYQGGPEGGQGFMRLLHVNPVENKIYVKTYSPYLNKYNYYDSATYPGKDEFVMEMNLTPQEKVVATDKFAVDVFTNQKIGEVAKVKDNETAEAEWKNLSAEKEYGWYVTVTDDFKGKTRSPIWTFTTAKQMSPPGSGDHNGSNPPPSDDKNPNGQRPPVDGEVILPENAMSITEEVMQDGTKKIIATLTKTAIEDFLSKEAAFDTFTIMLHMEKSRELTEVRFPSDMIELLHKKNRPSVIQVETGNGTYNLPIKEFNLSNLAKQLNTSADQMEMAVRIDNISDKEGVLQKHRLTAVSNIIDFTVLISAGQKEIELNRFTQPIKRSIKLKNKVNVNRATVIRLNEDGTVTALPTYFNGNEAVFRSMTNSKYAVIEHYQTFSDIQGLWNKEDVEKLASKWIIHGRKDGTYGPLEDTKRIHLAVLLTRSLGLAASKKYDGRFTDVKGDEWFAEELMAAVEAGIIKGKEDGRFAPYEPVTREQAAAMISRAMQYVGYNKQKLDAGTSIENYKDFHAIGIWARDDVELLLQAGIMKGRVTGEFAPRELANRSHIAAILNRFLVFVGYIN; encoded by the coding sequence ATGCGCCTTTTTAAATTTGCTTTTATCAGGATGATGCTTATTTGTTTTACTTTTTTTAGCGTTTTCTCTCCTTCTTCTCTATCCGTGATGGCAGCACCATCCGCAAAATCATCGCCGGAAGGGCACGAAGAAATAACACCCCGGCAAACGCAATCTGCAACAAGCAATACGGCGGGTTTACAGCTTATACATACTCCGGTGACAGCCATCAGCAACCAACAAGATTTAGCGATCCGCACGAAAGTGGAAAATGGCGATGAAAACACGACGGTCACGCTGTTTTATCAAACTTCCCCTGATTTGGAGTGGAAGGCAAAGACTTTGACAAAAGAAAATAATGATGAATATTCGGGCACTATTTCCGCCGCTGAGTATGTGGGAACGAAGCTGTCTTATTACATCGAAGCAAAATCCGGAGAACAAACAACCTACTATCCGGCTAACAAGGAAGAACCTGTGCAAGTAACAATACAAGCGGCAGGAAACGATGACCCGCAGAAAAATCCAAAATTGCTGATTACAGAGATTGTCCCTGATTCAACGAATACAGGAAGCAGTGATGGATACGAGTTTATTGAAATTTACAACAACAGCAACCATCCTGTCTCCCTGCAAGACTATCAAATTATTTACCGCTATCCTGCAGCGGATCATAAAGCAGATGCCATTTGGGAATTTGACGACAATAAAACGATTCCAGCTCAATCGTCATTGGTTGTATGGATTAAAAACGGTTCCAATGAAGATAAAACACTTGCTGATTTCAACAATATTTACAAATCCAACGTTAGCGAAGACAAAATGACCACGATTCACTCCGCCGGCATGGCCAACACGGCAGAAAGAACCATTATTATTGCCGATAAATTCAATAACGAAATTTCCTCCGCGCGTTATGGAAAAGAAGATGTCGTACAAAACAAGGGCATTCAGTATAAGGTAGTAAATGGTCAAAAGCAGCTCGTTAAAATCGGCTTAAGCAACCCGGCAAATCCAGGGAAAATCATCGAAGGACAAGTGCCTGCTGAGCCGGTTCAAGTAAGCCATGATACACAGCCGCCTGTTATTATGCATACGCCGGTAACGAAAGGAAAATGGCAAGAAGATATTAAGATAGAAGCAAAGGTGACGGATAACGAAAAAGTGGTTAGTGTCGTCTTATCCTACCGTTTTCAAGAAAATGGCGAATACAAGTCGATTCCGATGGAATTAAGCAATGCGGAGACCAATACGTATTCTGCGATTATTCCAAAAGAAAGCATTTTCACAAACGAAATATTTTATAAGATTGAAGCATTTGACGGGATACAAAAAGCGGAAACTGAAGAACAAAAAATTACTATTGACAGCGGCTCATTTGATGCGCAAAAATTGCCGCCGTTATTGATTACAGAGCTTGTTCCGGACTCAACGAATGTCAACGGATTGGACGGCTACGAATTTATCGAGATTTACAACAATTCTTCCAAAGATATTAACTTAAAAGATTATAAGATTCGCTATCGATATCCAATGGATGGCCCTGAAGCCGATTTAGTATGGAGACCGGAAAAAGAAGACATCATTTTGCCGGCGGGAAAAACGATGGTATTTTGGATTATCAATAAGGGGAACACGGATAAAACGGTGGCAGATTTTAATGCACATTACGGAACTCAATTGGTGGAAAATGAAACGATTGTGAAAATTAGCTCGAATGGCATGTCCAATACGAACCATAACGGCATTGTGATCGCGACAAATACTGGCCATGATGTTGCCGCCGCATATTATAATGATGAACTTAATGTGAAGGACACGGCACCGGATAAAGGAATTTTCTTCACGTTTCCAAGAGACGGCTCTCGAAATATGAAAAAATACAGCAGCGCCAAAGAACGTGCAACCCCGGGGCAAGTGGCGCCAGTACAAGTGCCTGATCAACCTGTTAACATTCCAGAAGATCATGAAAATCCGGCATTCGAAGATTTAACAACGCAAAAGCAAGTATCGGAATATGAGAATGTCCAGCTATTGTTTGATGCAAAAGATAACCAGCAAGTCAAAACGGTCCGTCTTTTTTATAAAGACAATCAAGCGGAAAAATATAAATCGGTAGATTTGCTTCAAGACTTTAACGACAATTTATATCATTATACGATTTATTCACCGGAGCTGATCGGAAAGGCGTTTATGGAATATTATTTAGTCATTTCCGATGGAACAAATGACGTTACAACGGAAAAACGGCAAATAGCTATCATTCAGGAAGAAAAGCCGCAAGGAATCAGGCTAAACGTAACAGATGGAACCATTTTGAATAAAACGGCTATCATTAAAGCCGGTTCTGATGCCATATCAAATACAACGATCCGGATTGATTCGAAAAATGTCACCGCCGAAACGAAGCCAGCGCTGGAAGATCAAGCCTATTTTGCGGTAGAGGTGAAGAAAACAAACCTTTACTTTAAAAATGGCATAACGATTGGCGATGACATATTACTCATCTTTGATGATACGGTTAATCAATATGTAACGTTAACGGTCCCAATTGATCCAAAGTACTTTGAGAAAGGGAAAGGAACGACGATTTCTGTTCGTTCAGGCACGAAAGTATCGCCATTTGATACAGAATCAGAAGAAAACCGCGATGATTTTTACATTAAAAATGCCAGATTAGTATTAAAAGACGGCACAGTTCTTTACGATTCCAGCTATGCAGATCCGGAAAAGGAAATTTCGGTAGGGGATGGAGCATCATCACAAAAAACGGTTGATTTCACGTTTATGATACCTGATGAAAAGTATAATTCCAAAGCGTATGCGTGGGATACAACGAAAGAAGCGGAAGGAACACACGTCATCCAAGCCGCTGATGGACAAAACACGGTAACGGCCAATGTTAAAGTCGACAATAGCGCGCCAATGATTACTCCTTCTGTGGAAGAAGGAAAAGAATATAAAGGGGAATTTACGATTGATGCGGAGACGAAGGATGAAATCGCGGGAGTAAGCAAAGTGGAAGCAACATTAGACGGAAAACCGATTGATTTGCCGTTTGCGGCGTCATCCGCTGAATTATCGAAAGGGAAACATACGTTAGTGCTGAAAGCAGTCGATCATGTCGGAAACGCCGCATCCAAAACAATCACATTTTCGACTGTGGAGGAGCATCCGTTCAGCCCTGAAGTGATTTCGCCGAAACATCAAGAAGAAAATGTGCCGACATCGCCAAAATTAAAGGTAAAAGTTTCCGATCCTACGAAAGATGATTTGCACGTTGCTTTCTTCAAGGGATACCAATACCAGCCAGGGGAAAAAGAGTTATCGGTTTACCAAAACGGTGTTGATCGCGAACCGCCGAAAGAGATGGTTCCTAACGGGGAAACGGCTATCACAGGAGAGGAACTCAAAAAATTAGAAAAAGCCGATTCCAAATATGTCGTCACGAAATCAACCAATCAATTTCCGTATCAGCGTTTCCAAGTGAAATTAGATAAAGAAATCAGCGCAAATGATGAAATTCAATTCACTTGGGAAGGAAAGTCTCTCTTAGGCCGGAAAGTGACGATGTATGCTTGGAATTATGCTGCAAACAAATGGGAAGCGCTGCATTGGAAAGTGGCCGAAAACGATAAAAACTTTACACTGCAAGGAACCGTGAAAGGGACGGATTATGTAAAAGACCAAACGGTTCAAGTGATGGTGCAGGATGAATTTGCGTCGACCACCCAATTTGATTACACGTTTGTTTGGATGTCTGATACGCAATATTATTCGGAAAGCTATCCGCATATTTTTAAGCGAATGACCGAATGGATCGCGGAAAAACAACAAGAATTAAATATTCAATATGTTTTCCATACCGGTGATTTAGTCGACGAAGCGGAAGACGAGATGCAATGGAAAAATGCGAACGAAGCGATGAGCGTCCTTGACCAGCATAACATTCCATACGGCGTGTTGGCTGGCAACCATGATGTCGGCCATAAAACAGGCGATTATAACCAATACAGCAAATATTTTGGCGAAGAACGCTTTAAAGGAAAAGATTATTATGGCGAATCATATAAAAATAACCGCGGACATTATGATCTGATCAGCGTTAATGGGAATGACTTCATCATGATCTACATGGGGTGGGGAGTGAATGATGAAGATATTGCCTGGATCAATGAAGTGCTCGCGAAATATCCTGACCGGATGGCGATTTTAAACTTCCATGAATATTTGCTTGTATCAGGGAACCGAAGCCCGATCGGCGATAAAATTTATGAAAAAGTGGTTGTTCCAAACAAAAACGTCATTGCCGTGCTTTGCGGGCATTATCATGATAGCGAGACATTAATCAGCGAAATTGACGATGACAAGGACGGCATGCCAGACCGCAAAGTATATCAAATACTCGCTGACTATCAAGGAGGGCCGGAAGGCGGGCAAGGATTTATGCGGCTGCTCCACGTTAATCCGGTCGAAAACAAAATTTATGTGAAAACATACTCTCCGTATTTAAACAAATACAATTATTACGACAGTGCGACATACCCTGGAAAAGACGAGTTTGTCATGGAGATGAACTTGACGCCTCAAGAAAAAGTAGTCGCAACTGATAAATTTGCAGTCGATGTGTTTACCAACCAAAAAATTGGTGAAGTTGCGAAAGTAAAAGACAATGAAACTGCTGAGGCGGAATGGAAAAATCTATCGGCAGAAAAAGAATACGGATGGTATGTAACGGTTACGGATGATTTCAAAGGAAAGACCCGTTCTCCGATTTGGACTTTTACAACAGCGAAGCAGATGTCTCCTCCTGGCAGCGGAGATCATAATGGAAGCAATCCGCCTCCATCCGATGACAAAAATCCGAACGGGCAAAGACCGCCTGTGGATGGAGAAGTGATTTTGCCAGAGAATGCAATGTCCATCACAGAAGAAGTGATGCAAGATGGGACCAAAAAAATCATTGCAACGCTAACAAAGACGGCAATAGAAGATTTCCTTTCTAAGGAAGCAGCATTTGATACATTCACCATTATGCTGCACATGGAAAAAAGCAGGGAATTAACGGAAGTGAGATTCCCATCTGATATGATAGAACTTCTCCATAAGAAAAACCGGCCATCTGTCATTCAGGTCGAGACAGGAAATGGAACGTACAATTTGCCGATAAAAGAGTTTAATCTTTCCAATTTGGCTAAACAACTCAACACATCGGCAGATCAGATGGAAATGGCGGTTCGGATCGATAACATTTCTGATAAAGAAGGCGTGTTACAAAAACATCGATTAACTGCTGTATCGAATATTATTGATTTTACTGTGCTTATTTCAGCCGGCCAGAAAGAGATTGAACTGAATCGATTTACACAACCAATTAAACGTTCCATTAAGCTCAAAAACAAAGTAAATGTGAATCGGGCGACCGTCATAAGATTGAATGAAGATGGCACCGTTACTGCTTTACCTACTTACTTTAACGGGAATGAAGCTGTTTTTAGAAGCATGACAAACAGCAAATACGCCGTTATAGAGCATTATCAAACGTTCTCTGATATTCAAGGACTTTGGAACAAAGAGGATGTGGAAAAGCTGGCGTCGAAATGGATTATTCACGGCCGCAAAGACGGTACGTATGGACCGTTAGAGGATACGAAGCGGATTCATTTAGCCGTTTTGTTGACGCGCAGTCTTGGCTTGGCAGCATCCAAAAAATATGACGGACGCTTCACCGATGTGAAGGGAGATGAATGGTTTGCGGAAGAACTAATGGCTGCAGTCGAAGCAGGAATCATTAAAGGAAAAGAAGATGGACGTTTTGCGCCTTATGAACCGGTTACCCGTGAACAGGCTGCCGCGATGATATCCCGTGCGATGCAGTATGTTGGATATAATAAACAGAAGCTGGATGCCGGAACATCCATCGAAAACTATAAAGACTTTCATGCGATCGGCATTTGGGCCCGGGATGATGTGGAGTTATTGCTGCAGGCCGGCATTATGAAAGGACGGGTGACAGGGGAATTTGCTCCGCGCGAACTTGCGAATCGTTCCCATATCGCTGCCATCTTGAACCGTTTCCTTGTATTTGTCGGCTATATAAATTAA
- a CDS encoding S-layer homology domain-containing protein encodes MKRTFLHIALSLLAAMLALPAMNASAATRFSDVNANYWAYNEIHYLADKQIIKGQNGKFLPENPIKRMQAAEMLVKALGLSTKNRPNPHFKDIKPGDYGYEYAATLADEGIMTGSNGYFKPWDTLTRGQMAKILSEAYDLTYIFGSDFDDIDEDSWLYDYVSCLVDNHITTGYDDNTYRPNDKLKRSQFAAFMARVLEDSFKPAVLFKTVGYDWDEDGGLTLLVEVRNNFSYPVEATDALIAVTDNGEWIALDWFEFAPNELRLTAKEAKRIQLYFQPDYVLTDPGDLTDITLFSKTEVIKK; translated from the coding sequence ATGAAACGTACATTTCTTCATATTGCTTTATCATTACTGGCCGCTATGTTAGCGTTGCCTGCCATGAATGCTTCCGCCGCAACCCGGTTTTCCGATGTAAATGCAAATTACTGGGCGTATAACGAGATTCATTATTTAGCAGACAAACAAATTATCAAAGGGCAAAACGGCAAATTCCTTCCTGAGAATCCTATAAAACGCATGCAAGCGGCAGAAATGCTTGTAAAAGCTTTAGGGCTGAGCACTAAGAACCGTCCTAATCCACATTTCAAAGATATTAAGCCAGGAGACTATGGTTATGAATATGCGGCAACTTTGGCGGATGAAGGAATTATGACGGGCAGTAACGGCTATTTTAAGCCATGGGACACGCTGACAAGAGGACAAATGGCAAAAATTCTTTCAGAAGCTTATGACCTAACATATATATTTGGCTCTGATTTTGATGATATTGACGAGGATAGTTGGCTGTATGATTACGTCTCCTGTCTTGTTGATAACCATATTACTACTGGATACGACGACAATACATATCGCCCAAATGATAAACTGAAAAGATCGCAATTTGCTGCTTTTATGGCGAGAGTTTTGGAGGATTCCTTTAAACCTGCCGTATTATTTAAAACAGTCGGTTATGATTGGGATGAGGACGGCGGTCTGACTCTGTTAGTAGAAGTAAGAAACAACTTCTCTTACCCGGTAGAGGCGACAGATGCATTGATTGCCGTTACAGACAATGGCGAATGGATTGCTCTCGATTGGTTTGAATTTGCTCCTAATGAACTTCGTTTAACCGCTAAAGAAGCGAAACGAATTCAGTTGTACTTCCAGCCAGATTATGTGCTTACTGATCCGGGCGATTTAACGGATATTACGCTATTCTCAAAAACAGAAGTAATAAAAAAATAA
- a CDS encoding trypsin-like peptidase domain-containing protein encodes MYCVKCGNKTEHGAKFCGNCGASLQARSNKRLVIATILMAFVCAGILAALADQWWHYKKKTEEVASASKPIEQVKQEGKAQAEKVKTQTAPAVKTKAADANEDVKDVTEIIAEAQEKVFTIYTDYAQGSGFLIDKQGDVLTNAHVVEGSVDVIVRGKNGEEYQGKVIGYSNEIDVAVVRVPALKNKQPLLLETKRKARVGEEVITLGSPMGLENTATFGYISGVDRNFVIEPHIYEGIYQISAPVAPGSSGGPLLERKTGKVLAINSARHAKEANIGFSIPIFKVYDLIQTWISSPLAEDEIYAMFYNSEGAYFYRSLEGEGYFEGGDYSEEYDTYDVWNYYDEQQSGAESGYGNFDESGVTGENGGMDDSVNESDVSDEINDVPAEEGTDLEEWTDGKQQPAEGDEINESGSYEGKPGEETADPPADDQLTEDLPADQPAN; translated from the coding sequence GTGTATTGCGTTAAGTGTGGAAACAAAACGGAGCACGGGGCAAAATTTTGCGGCAATTGCGGCGCATCTTTGCAGGCCCGGTCGAATAAGCGGTTAGTGATAGCGACGATATTGATGGCCTTCGTTTGTGCCGGCATATTGGCAGCGCTTGCCGATCAATGGTGGCACTATAAGAAAAAAACGGAGGAAGTCGCCAGCGCCAGCAAGCCAATCGAGCAAGTAAAACAGGAAGGAAAAGCACAGGCGGAAAAAGTGAAAACCCAGACCGCGCCCGCTGTGAAAACAAAAGCGGCGGATGCCAATGAAGATGTTAAAGACGTAACGGAAATCATTGCTGAGGCGCAAGAAAAAGTATTCACCATCTATACTGATTATGCGCAAGGCTCTGGTTTTTTGATTGACAAACAAGGAGATGTGTTGACGAACGCGCATGTGGTCGAAGGTTCGGTTGACGTCATTGTTCGTGGTAAAAACGGCGAAGAATACCAAGGAAAAGTGATCGGTTACAGCAACGAAATCGATGTTGCGGTTGTCCGTGTTCCTGCGCTGAAAAATAAGCAACCACTTTTGTTGGAAACGAAAAGGAAAGCGCGGGTTGGCGAAGAAGTCATTACGCTCGGAAGCCCGATGGGATTGGAAAATACGGCGACATTTGGGTATATTAGCGGCGTAGACCGCAATTTCGTTATCGAGCCGCATATATATGAAGGAATTTATCAGATCTCTGCCCCTGTTGCGCCGGGAAGCAGCGGCGGACCGTTGCTGGAGCGGAAAACTGGAAAAGTTTTGGCGATTAATTCGGCACGCCACGCAAAAGAGGCAAATATTGGCTTTAGCATCCCGATTTTTAAAGTATATGACCTTATACAAACGTGGATTTCCTCCCCTCTTGCTGAAGATGAAATTTACGCAATGTTTTACAACAGCGAAGGGGCGTATTTTTACCGGAGCCTCGAAGGCGAAGGATATTTCGAGGGCGGCGATTACAGCGAGGAATATGACACATATGACGTTTGGAATTATTATGATGAACAACAATCCGGAGCGGAAAGCGGATATGGAAACTTCGATGAAAGCGGTGTAACGGGGGAAAATGGGGGGATGGACGATTCCGTTAATGAGAGCGATGTTTCTGATGAAATAAACGATGTGCCGGCGGAGGAAGGAACGGATTTAGAAGAATGGACGGATGGAAAACAACAACCGGCAGAGGGTGATGAAATAAATGAGAGCGGCAGTTACGAAGGCAAGCCTGGTGAAGAAACGGCAGATCCGCCGGCAGATGATCAATTAACGGAGGATTTGCCAGCGGATCAACCGGCGAATTAA
- a CDS encoding S-layer homology domain-containing protein produces MFKHFKIWVGVLMAAFICVSVMHPHKAKAEEKVRVGLVVSELSEKYAFIKREGGYYNGTYIQPKQIGSSIKNKRIKARLLLENLGYEVEHVNDAQLSDPKQLAKFAVLFFPNTVMMSRAQRQAVKEYIKNGGGAIFAFAAARNDSARFPYKETDLDLTPIIYETKTWIWEWDNLSEVFQSAFINDVAIGNYTIRSAGNHPIVANALKRLGKTSILLENRRFGKYQPTWIEVIQPYQNNSYVTPILQYETIGYSSVPKHTPPKTGAAYAIEYGKGKAVWFGFQLLDYMTVDERLSNEWDEKNPNGQREVKGKAWDFLYGGEDLKILLDECVKWSAQPLAKFHPIDRKVTMSLTDVRAYPRASDYVVYGTMKAKNNGNIISRGTMKVELTDPSGKVKASYEKYVVGLVPKGESYPEKFVLTLPKNTPVGNYRLTAYYRAGRNKAGVKVAGNTKIISIKDNRKSASILNMPSFKDISSHYWAKEDIDNLISLGVITGYQDGTFKPEAPVSRLQAAAMIVRSLGLSTKNRPDPQLEDVKPGQYGYDVIATVVDEGIFSGANGRFHPNAPLTREQMAKILVNAYRLTGEEEVHFRDISSSQWSKPYIATLLANQVTQANGLFRPNERTTRAQFAAFVSRSLRAADMD; encoded by the coding sequence ATGTTTAAACATTTCAAAATATGGGTTGGCGTGTTAATGGCCGCTTTTATTTGCGTGAGTGTGATGCATCCCCATAAAGCGAAAGCAGAAGAGAAAGTGCGTGTTGGGCTGGTTGTTTCGGAACTGAGCGAAAAGTACGCCTTTATTAAAAGAGAAGGCGGCTATTATAATGGGACATACATTCAGCCGAAACAAATCGGATCATCCATAAAAAATAAGCGGATAAAAGCCCGATTATTGCTTGAAAATTTGGGATATGAAGTGGAACATGTGAATGATGCGCAGCTCAGCGATCCAAAGCAATTGGCGAAATTTGCTGTTCTTTTCTTCCCGAACACGGTCATGATGTCAAGAGCGCAGCGTCAAGCAGTAAAAGAATATATAAAGAATGGCGGCGGAGCCATCTTTGCGTTTGCGGCCGCAAGAAATGATAGTGCACGCTTCCCATATAAAGAAACAGATTTAGATTTAACGCCAATTATATATGAAACGAAAACGTGGATTTGGGAATGGGATAATTTGAGTGAAGTGTTTCAGTCCGCGTTTATCAATGATGTGGCGATCGGCAATTACACGATAAGAAGCGCTGGCAATCATCCTATTGTGGCAAATGCGTTGAAACGGCTGGGAAAAACAAGCATTCTCCTGGAAAACCGCCGTTTCGGCAAATATCAGCCAACATGGATTGAAGTGATTCAACCTTATCAAAATAATAGTTATGTGACACCGATTTTGCAGTATGAAACGATTGGTTATTCTTCTGTACCGAAGCATACGCCTCCGAAGACCGGTGCTGCCTACGCTATCGAATACGGAAAAGGAAAAGCGGTTTGGTTTGGATTTCAATTATTAGATTATATGACGGTGGATGAACGTCTATCGAATGAATGGGATGAAAAGAATCCGAATGGACAACGGGAAGTAAAAGGAAAAGCGTGGGACTTCTTATATGGAGGCGAAGATTTAAAAATCTTGCTGGACGAATGTGTGAAATGGAGCGCACAGCCACTGGCGAAATTCCATCCAATTGATAGGAAAGTAACGATGTCGCTGACCGACGTCCGGGCATATCCGCGCGCAAGCGATTATGTCGTGTACGGAACGATGAAAGCGAAAAACAATGGAAACATTATTTCACGCGGCACCATGAAAGTGGAGCTGACCGATCCTTCCGGCAAAGTGAAAGCCTCCTATGAGAAGTATGTGGTTGGGCTTGTGCCGAAAGGGGAAAGCTATCCGGAAAAATTCGTTTTGACACTTCCGAAAAATACGCCTGTTGGAAATTACCGCTTGACTGCTTATTATCGTGCGGGCAGAAATAAAGCCGGAGTGAAAGTTGCCGGCAACACAAAGATTATTTCCATAAAAGATAACCGCAAGAGCGCTTCCATACTGAATATGCCTTCTTTTAAAGATATTTCTTCCCATTATTGGGCGAAAGAAGACATTGATAATTTAATCAGCTTAGGAGTGATTACAGGCTATCAGGACGGAACCTTTAAGCCGGAAGCGCCTGTCAGCCGCCTGCAGGCAGCGGCGATGATTGTCCGTTCTCTTGGATTAAGCACAAAAAATCGGCCTGATCCGCAGCTGGAGGATGTCAAACCTGGGCAATACGGATATGATGTGATAGCGACGGTAGTCGATGAAGGGATTTTTAGCGGTGCGAACGGCCGCTTCCATCCGAATGCCCCGCTGACAAGAGAGCAGATGGCGAAAATTTTGGTGAATGCTTACCGCTTAACAGGGGAGGAAGAAGTTCACTTCCGGGATATTTCCTCATCCCAATGGTCAAAACCGTATATTGCCACATTATTAGCCAACCAAGTTACCCAGGCCAATGGTCTTTTCCGCCCGAATGAGCGAACGACGCGCGCTCAATTTGCCGCTTTTGTCAGCCGTTCATTGCGCGCGGCCGACATGGATTAA